A section of the Dromaius novaehollandiae isolate bDroNov1 chromosome 6, bDroNov1.hap1, whole genome shotgun sequence genome encodes:
- the EIF3F gene encoding eukaryotic translation initiation factor 3 subunit F produces MAATAPTAAPVPSAAAPAPSPTAAPAIPAGGAPPPAAPAPPAAPLSAALSGPFPGGRVVRLHPVVLASIVDSFERRNEGAARVIGTLLGTVDKHSVEVTNCFSVPHNESEDEVAVDMEFAKNMYELHKKVSPSELILGWYATGHDITEHSVLIHEYYSREAHNPIHLTVDTSLQNGRMSIKAYVSAPMGVPGKTMGVMFTPLTVKYVYYDTERIGVDLIMKTCFSPNRVIGLSSDLQQVGSASARIQDTLAMVLQYAEDVLSGKVAADNTVGRFLMDLINQVPKISPEDFETMLNSNINDLLMVTYLANLTQSQIALNEKLLSL; encoded by the exons ATGGCGGCGACAGCTCCCACCGCAGCTCCGGTTCCTtccgcggccgcgccggcgccgaGCCCCACGGCGGCGCCCGCCATCCCGGCTGGaggcgcgccgccgcccgccgcgccggcgccgcccgccgcgcccctgTCGGCCGCGCTCTCGGGCCCCTTCCCCGGCGGCCGCGTGGTGCGGCTGCACCCGGTGGTGCTCGCCTCCATCGTGGACAGCTTCGAGCGGCGCAACGAGGGCGCGGCGCGGGTCATCGGGACGCTGCTGG GGACCGTGGACAAGCACTCGGTGGAGGTCACCAACTGCTTCTCCGTCCCGCACAACGAGTCCGAGGATGAG GTGGCAGTCGATATGGAATTTGCCAAAAACATGTATGAGCTGCACAAGAAGGTGTCGCCTAGTGAGCTCATCTTGGGCTG GTATGCAACAGGTCATGACATCACTGAGCACTCGGTCCTGATCCACGAGTATTACAGCCGGGAAGCACACAATCCGATCCACCTCACTGTGGACACAAGTCTCCAGAATGGACGCATGAGCATTAAAGCTTATGTCAG TGCTCCAATGGGGGTCCCTGGTAAAACTATGGGCGTGATGTTCACACCTCTAACAGTGAAGTATGTTTACTATGATACAGAGCGGATAGGAG TGGATCTTATCATGAAGACCTGTTTTAGCCCTAATCGAGTGATTGGCTTGTCCAGTGACTTGCAACAGGTGGGGTCAGCCTCAGCCAGGATTCAGGATACCCTGGCCATGGTACTGCAGTATGCAGAGGACGTACTG TCTGGCAAAGTGGCTGCTGACAACACTGTTGGGCGATTCCTGATGGATCTTATTAATCAAGTGCCAAAGATTTCGCCAGAGGACTTTGAGACAATGTTGAACAGCAATATCAAT gACCTACTGATGGTGACCTACCTGGCAAACCTTACACAGTCACAAATTGCTCTCAATGAAAAACTTCTGAGTTTATAA